One segment of Methanofastidiosum sp. DNA contains the following:
- a CDS encoding nitrate reductase, with amino-acid sequence MAKSIVKEMDGRFELTEAMPDSQFYNKDLAPVPFAKRTWGYYEYIAIWVGMSVCVPTWMLGASMVDAGFNWAIVVGTIALGQIIVLIPMVLNSFAGAKYGIPFPVFLRSAFGIYGANIPALLRAIVAIGWFGIQTMIMAFAIDGILVELSPAGYGGMAGTIPFFNLNAHTVISFFISWIMTVAICYYSSPGKSAPGVKWLNDLAAPVLLLIGLGLLWWGYSKAGGWGPILSQPTTASFAIWPAFLTAMVAYWATLAINISDLTRFAKNQKVQYIGQTLGMPTTMTLYSFIGVAVTSATVVIYGAAIWDPVALMIKTGSVFFIYVGLIFVILATLTTNIAANMVAPINDVMHVYPKKLNWEVTTIIISLIGILMQPWRFLADPNAYIWTWLLGYGAFLGPVAGVVVADFWLVRKQTIKLDDIYKKDGYYDFKKTANPAMTVILLICAALILFFSTRGLVLGTGWPSWITTGVLIIGVLGAVYLGYAKIHGVNMVGAVSMFVGIVISMGLPLVVPAAGMWTWFIGLFVSLILYYLLYEAWYTKFFGAIPK; translated from the coding sequence ATGGCAAAGTCTATTGTTAAAGAAATGGACGGTAGGTTCGAACTTACTGAAGCAATGCCTGATTCTCAGTTTTACAACAAAGACTTGGCACCTGTGCCTTTTGCAAAAAGGACATGGGGATACTACGAGTACATTGCTATATGGGTAGGAATGTCCGTATGTGTTCCAACATGGATGTTGGGTGCAAGTATGGTTGATGCTGGATTCAACTGGGCAATCGTTGTCGGTACTATAGCTCTAGGTCAAATTATTGTATTGATTCCAATGGTTCTAAACTCCTTCGCCGGAGCAAAGTACGGTATACCGTTTCCTGTTTTTTTGAGAAGTGCATTTGGTATTTACGGGGCCAATATCCCTGCTTTGCTGAGGGCTATTGTGGCCATTGGATGGTTTGGAATCCAGACAATGATCATGGCCTTTGCAATTGACGGTATCCTAGTTGAATTAAGTCCAGCTGGATACGGTGGGATGGCAGGAACTATTCCCTTTTTTAACTTGAATGCGCACACAGTCATATCCTTCTTTATATCTTGGATAATGACAGTTGCAATTTGTTACTACTCTTCACCTGGAAAATCTGCACCTGGTGTAAAATGGCTAAACGATTTAGCGGCGCCAGTATTACTCCTTATTGGACTAGGATTACTCTGGTGGGGATACTCAAAGGCAGGCGGATGGGGACCAATTTTAAGTCAGCCAACAACAGCTTCGTTTGCAATTTGGCCAGCTTTCTTGACAGCAATGGTGGCATACTGGGCAACTTTGGCTATTAATATATCGGATTTGACTAGGTTCGCTAAGAATCAGAAGGTTCAATATATAGGCCAGACACTTGGAATGCCAACAACAATGACCTTATACTCCTTCATAGGGGTAGCAGTTACATCAGCTACTGTTGTTATATACGGTGCTGCAATCTGGGATCCAGTTGCTCTAATGATCAAAACTGGAAGTGTATTCTTCATCTACGTTGGATTGATATTCGTCATCTTAGCAACACTTACAACAAATATTGCTGCTAACATGGTCGCTCCAATAAATGATGTAATGCACGTATACCCAAAGAAGTTAAACTGGGAAGTAACAACAATTATCATAAGTTTAATAGGTATACTAATGCAGCCTTGGAGATTCTTGGCAGATCCAAATGCATACATTTGGACATGGTTATTGGGATACGGAGCATTCCTTGGACCAGTTGCAGGTGTGGTAGTCGCTGACTTCTGGCTTGTTAGAAAGCAGACCATTAAGCTAGATGACATATATAAGAAAGATGGATACTACGATTTCAAGAAGACTGCAAATCCTGCTATGACTGTAATCTTGTTGATCTGTGCAGCTTTGATTTTGTTCTTCTCAACTAGGGGACTAGTACTTGGGACAGGATGGCCCTCATGGATTACAACAGGAGTTTTGATAATTGGTGTGTTAGGTGCAGTATATCTTGGGTACGCTAAGATTCACGGTGTTAACATGGTCGGTGCTGTTTCAATGTTCGTTGGAATAGTAATCTCAATGGGATTACCTTTAGTAGTTCCAGCGGCCGGAATGTGGACATGGTTCATAGGGCTATTCGTATCCTTGATACTTTACTACCTTCTATATGAAGCATGGTACACCAAGTTCTTTGGCGCAATACCAAAATAA